A single window of Aspergillus oryzae RIB40 DNA, chromosome 8 DNA harbors:
- a CDS encoding uncharacterized protein (predicted protein), with protein sequence MGRFNFISGTEPVLERRPFLALDYSTTAGGTGHIGFLCHKQPILEKNLRKAMSDNTFSTLKSESTVYELCEDEQWTYCKYRDAQGTERRIRARFFVGADGKTGFTRKQYLEPKGVHMEKVTEYVAYAIPADSITDTMNREFYEETWVALNWQITLPTPESHPEFSLWTLGYTPDEVYDLFFPYEFRFLCNPNRPAVCGRFGLQTDRLWRFEFVVRPGEDGYEMAKPESIKNIVFPNVTHQGSRYG encoded by the exons ATGGGCAGGTTCAACTTTATCAGCGGAACAGAGCCAGTTTTGGAGAGACGGCCGTTTCTCGCTTTAGACTATAGCACA ACCGCCGGAGGAACAGGCCATATCGGCTTTCTTTGTCACAAACAACCTATACTCGAGAAGAACTTGCGAAAGGCCATGTCAGATAACACGTTCAGCACTCTGAAGTCCGAATCAACCGTTTATGAATTGTGTGAAGATGAGCAGTGGACCTACTGCAAGTATCGAGATGCACAAGGGACTGAACGAAGGATTCGCGCGCGATTTTTCGTCGGTGCGGATGGCAAGACGGGGTTCACACGGAAACAGTACCTGGAACCAAAAGGTGTGCATATGGAGAAGGTTACTGAGTATGTGGCATATGCTATTCCCGCAGATTCCATCACTGACACTATGAATAGGGAATTTTATGAAGAAACTTGGGTAGCGCTAAACTGGCAAATCACCTTGCCCACACCTGAATCGCACCCCGAGTTTTCCTTGTGGACGTTGGGATATACTCCGGATGAAGTATacgaccttttctttccttatGAATTCCGCTTCCTTTGCAACCCTAATCGTCCTGCGGTATGCGGACGATTCGGTCTTCAAACAGACCGGCTGTGGAGATTCGAATTTGTCGTTCGTCCAGGAGAGGATGGCTACGAGATGGCGAAACCCGAATCAATAAAGAATATTGTCTTCCCTAATGTGACACATCAGGGAAGCCGATATGGGTAA
- a CDS encoding uncharacterized protein (predicted protein), with the protein MRFSILALFALASAALAQESTSQDPGPSPTASVGCEPHGDHWHCDGPASTSETATPAVPSPTESVGCEPHGDHWHCDGPASTTASATTTGTQSHTDEADATATPTKPSPTESVGCEPHGDHWHCDGPAETGASTSGGSSSTGSSTSTAAAASGTGSTEDNAAGDVGVRLGVAVGLALGVAALQL; encoded by the exons ATGAGATTCTCGATCCTCGCTCTGTTCGCCTTGGCCTCGGCTGCCTTGGCCCAGGAGAGTACCAGTCAGGATCCGGGTCCGTCCCCCACTGCATCTGTCGGGTGTGAGCCGCACGGAGACCACTG GCACTGCGATGGTCCCGCATCAACATCAGAGACCGCCACCCCAGCAGTTCCAAGCCCAACCGAATCTGTAGGCTGCGAGCCGCACGGCGACCACTGGCATTGCGACGGCCCCGCCTCGACCACCGCCTCGGCCACAACTACGGGCACGCAATCACACACGGATGAGGCCGATGCCACCGCAACTCCAACTAAGCCCAGTCCAACTGAGTCGGTTGGTTGTGAGCCTCACGGCGACCATTGGCACTGTGACGGCCCTGCTGAGACGGGGGCCTCGACATCGGGTGGCAGCAGCTCGACTGGCAGCAGCACAAGCactgctgcagctgcttcAGGTACCGGATCGACTGAGGACAATGCGGCCGGGGACGTGGGTGTTCGACTTGGCGTTGCGGTCGGGTTGGCGCTGGGAGTTGCGGCATTGCAACTTTGA
- a CDS encoding peroxidase/cytochrome P450 family protein (predicted protein), translated as MTDKGETDHGGSDGHHSLLKLLSEARQDIVSQVGRILPDLQVLRGLGSTILSGGIIDDRQYLIEEIVQVAASLPNGSKLRDGITAEFVKTLWNSLDHPPVARLGDEYKYRAADGSNNNPLYPQLGAAGSHYVRSVTAQHPRPYVLPDPSLIFDTILARKGPAKEHPSEISSTLFHFATIIIHDLFRTDDADITKLKNSSYLDLGPLYGHNEDQQNQVRSFQDGLLKPDTFAEQRLLGQPPGVCALIIAFNRFHNYIVKELALINEGGRFSLPAGVTPDSPKYGQAQAKRDNDLFQTGRLVTCGLYVNIILGDYLRTILNLNTNPVDSDWKLDPRTEISALNSPTVPRGTGNQVSAEFNMIYRWHAAISNQDEAWAHEFMKSVFGAEVNPGTLSVDEFVGGLRRWFEGIDTDPARWTFNGLQRQQDGSFRDADLVNILQTGTECVAGAFGANNIPEAMKAIEMLGIQQGREWGLATLNEFRHFFKLKTYSTFEEVNPDPAVWEALEALYGHPDDIELYVGIQAEEAKKPCFPGSGLCPNFTISATILADANTLVRGDRFYTVDYSPVYLTNFGFANTVPDFAVAQGGLMYKLLLRAFPGWYTPNSVYTLYPFTTPEQNRKIFEKCKTADDLEFVRPKYENQPTTVTSWQGVTQVLNNQKAFRVPWGPHTYQLTQHDYMLSGDSSANMQQRVFVKDCLYKPTDGLEEVKKFYEKVTMDLLRQHSRKLGSTYQVDIVRDIGNLAHTKFTAEFFGIPLRTSDKDDMTDAYTERELYNVLSDLFGYVFLDVDPAQSFKHRVSASRSSERLGEVMQRHVASLNKHPFAIARDILGSHSASSKECVLVDYGPQLINRVSNGGGSTDEVVWTIIPTAAAACATQAQGWAQLIDLYLSDPYHKYWPDIQKAARSDDKDSFEKLKKYALEGYARLTTCDETYTFQHC; from the exons ATGACAGATAAAGGAGAAACAGACCACGGTGGTTCTGATGGCCACCATAGCTTGCTGAAGCTTCTCAGCGAAGCTCGCCAAGACATTGTCAGTCAAGTTGGGCGTATCCTCCCGGATCTGCAAGTCCTCCGGGGCTTGGGATCCACGATTCTCTCGGGTGGAATTATTGACGATCGGCAATATCTC ATCGAGGAGATCGTTCAAGTTGCTGCATCGTTGCCGAATGGTTCAAAGCTCCGTGATGGCATCACGGCAGAATTCgtgaagacattgtggaaTAGCCTTGACCATCCTCCTGTAGCACGACTGGGAGATGAGTACAAGTACCGTGCTGCAGACGGCAGCAATAAT AATCCGTTGTATCCCCAGCTGGGAGCAGCGGGGAGCCATTATGTTCGGAGTGTGACCGCTCAACACCCACGGCCATATGTGCTACCAGATCCCTCCCTAATCTTTGACA CCATTCTCGCACGCAAAGGACCTGCCAAAGAACACCCTTCTGAAATATCGAGCACTCTGTTTCATTTTGCGACGATCATCATTCACG ATCTCTTCCGCACAGATGATGCTGATATAACAAAACTGAAGAATTCGTCCTACCTCGACTTGGGACCTCTCTACGGCCACAATGAGGATCAGCAAAACCAAGTGCGATCATTTCAGGATGGACTTCTAAAACCTGACACATTCGCGGAACAAAGGCTCCTCGGCCAGCCTCCCGGAGTATGCGCCTTGATCATTGCATTCAATCGATTCCACAACTACATCGTCAAGGAGCTAGCCCTGATCAATGAAGGAGGCCGATTTAGCCTACCGGCCGGAGTGACACCAGATAGTCCCAAATATGGCCAAGCGCAAGCAAAGCGGGATAATGATCTATTCCAAACCGGACGACT GGTCACCTGTGGTCTATATGTGAATATTATACTGGGCGATTATCTGAGGACTATATTGAACCTGAACACCAACCCGGTAGACTCGGACTGGAAACTCGACCCACGGACGGAAATCAGTGCTTTGAACTCACCGACCGTCCCTAGGGGCACAGGAAACCAAGTTAGTGCGGAGTTCAACATGATTTACAGATGGCATGCTGCCATCAGCAACCAGGATGAAGCCTGGGCACATGAGTTCATGAAAAGCGTGTTTGGTGCAGAAGTGAATCCAG GTACTTTATCCGTTGATGAATTCGTTGGTGGTCTGCGCAGGTGGTTTGAAGGTATTGACACAGATCCCGCTCGGTGGACGTTTAATGGCCTGCAACGACAACAGGACGGTAGCTTCAGGGACGCAGATCTCGTGAATATTTTGCAGACTGGGACCGAGTGTGTCGCGG GTGCATTCGGTgccaacaatatcccagaGGCGATGAAGGCTATAGAGATGCTTGGCATCCAGCAAGGCCGAGAGTGGGGATTAGCCACCCTGAACGAATTTCGACATTTCTTCAAGTTGAAAACGTATTCAACGTTCG AGGAGGTCAACCCCGATCCTGCCGTCTGGGAAGCGT TAGAGGCACTCTACGGACATCCGGATGATATCGAGCTTTACGTCGGTATACAGGCtgaggaagccaagaagccatGCTTTCCCGGCTCTGGACTATGCCCGAACTTCACTATTTCAGCGACAATATTAGCAGATGCTAATACGCTGGTCCGGGGTGACCGCTTCTACACTGTTGATTACAGTCCTGTATATCTCACGAACTTTGG GTTTGCGAACACAGTCCCAGACTTCGCTGTGGCACAAGGCGGCTTGATGTACAAGCTCCTGTTGCGAGCCTTCCCAGGGTGGTACACTCCGAACAGTGTATATACCTTGTACCCTTTCACAACTCCTGAGCAAAACCGGAAAATCTTCGAAAAGTGCAAAACTGCCGATGATCTGGAGTTTGTTAGGCCAAAATATGAAAACCAGCCGACTACCGTGACTTCATGGCAGGGGGTAACACAGGTTTTAAATAACCAGAAAGCGTTTCGCGTCCCTT GGGGTCCACATACATACCAGCTTACGCAACACGATTATATGTTAAGCGGCGACTCTTCAGCAAATATGCAGCAGAGGGTGTTCGTGAAGGATTGTTTATATAAGCCAACCGATGGCCTTGAGGAGGTCAAGAAGTTTTACGAAAAAGTGACAATGGACCTCCTGCGACAGCACAGCCGTAAGCTTGGTTCAACATACCAGGTTGATATAGTGCGGGA CATCGGGAATCTCGCGCATACCAAATTTACGGCGGAGTTCTTTGGCATTCCTCTACGAACCTCCGACAAGGATGACATGACAGATGCTTATACAGAACGAGAGCTGTATAACGTGCTTTCAGACTTGTTTGGATATGTCTTCCTTGACGTAGACCCAGCTCAGTCGTTCAAGCATCGCGTTAGTGCGTCTCGATCGTCCGAGCGGCTTGGGGAAGTTATGCAGAGGCATGTAGCCAGCTTGAACAAACACCCTTTCGCCATTGCACGCGATATTCTAGGCAGCCACAGTGCTAGCTCAAAGGAGTGCGTGTTAGTTGACTATGGACCACAGCTCATTAATAGAGTTTCTAACGGTGGAGGCTCGACCGATGAGGTGGTCTGGACCATTATCCCAACTGCTGCAGCCGCATGTGCTACTCAAGCCCAAGGT TGGGCTCAACTGATTGACCTCTATCTATCGGATCCGTATCACAAATATTGGCCTGACATTCAAAAGGCTGCTCGTTCTGACGACAAAGACTcctttgaaaagctgaaaAAATATGCGCTCGAGGGGTACGCTCGACTCACCACTTGCGATGAAACATATACTTTCCAACACTGCTAA
- a CDS encoding sterol desaturase family protein (C-4 sterol methyl oxidase), translating to MESFNSTTALPQMASYTDLIKLAHQNPNLSSMENLWEAYYSYWNNDILATGIITFIAHELIYFGRCLPWIIADAMPGTFNRWRIQDHKAPPSVATQWDCTKYILAIHFIVELPLIVLFHPMMDLCGLKYASPFPDLKTLAAQLAIFFIVEDTYHYWLHRAFHWGPLYRSIHRIHHQYATPFGLTAEYASPWETLLLGLGTIAPPLVLGYFTENVHLITVLVWMGLRQVQAIDSHSGYDFPWSLRRIMPFWGGADWHDDHHRYFVGNYSSSFRYWDILMGTVAGPKNGREHRRRN from the exons ATGGAGTCCTTCAATTCTACTACTGCCCTTCCCCAAATGGCTTCATATACAGACCTCATCAAGCTGGCCCATCAAAACCCCAACCTGTCCAGCATGGAAAACCTCTGGGAGGCTTACTACTCCTATTGGAacaatgatatcctcgcCACAG GAATTATCACCTTCATCGCCCATGAACTAATTTACTTCGGCCGCTGCCTCCCATGGATCATCGCGGACGCAATGCCAGGTACTTTCAACCGATGGAGGATACAAGATCACAAAGCACCACCCTCAGTAGCCACCCAATGGGACTGCACTAAGTATATACTCGCCATCCACTTCATCGTCGAACTTCCTCTCATTGTCCTCTTTCACCCCATGATGGACCTCTGCGGCCTCAAATATGCTTCCCCCTTCCCAGACCTCAAAACTCTAGCCGCCCAActtgccatcttcttcattgttgaAGACACCTACCACTACTGGTTACACCGTGCTTTCCATTGGGGCCCTCTCTACCGCTCCATCCACCGCATCCACCACCAATACGCGACTCCTTTCGGTCTCACGGCCGAATACGCCAGCCCCTGGGAAACCCTCCTACTCGGTCTTGGCACGATCGCCCCACCACTCGTCCTGGGCTATTTCACAGAGAACGTCCATCTGATCACCGTGTTGGTATGGATGGGTCTGCGCCAAGTACAGGCTATCGACTCGCACTCGGGATATGATTTCCCCTGGAGCTTGAGACGGATCATGCCGTTCTGGGGCGGAGCTGACTGGcatgatgatcatcatcgttACTTTGTGGGTAATTACTCGAGCTCGTTCCGCTATTGGGATA TCTTGA
- a CDS encoding uncharacterized protein (predicted protein) — MAELICSVGGQGIASGFRDAISLAWRLTLLCHHHPTTPRFHEQVLAAWYQERKQQLEKSLASTIENGKFVCEAHFGKILVRDWYLWLVQLVPSWKRHLQLGQRKDGLIRYVHSEGMPFLPELNGGLNLPQVFCKDMNGKVFFTDDVIFRCKQTSIFRLFVYMRNDEELAFTRTVLRAVEELSRGEFAADHVPFVIEKITKHGAENDTNLFQIASAEEFARSPLCRGRPEPTYYEPFLIRREVRARYIIVRPDRIVFAACEDEQSLKTAIGRIKDILRC; from the coding sequence ATGGCAGAGCTAATCTGCTCAGTCGGAGGACAAGGGATTGCGTCCGGATTTCGCGACGCCATTTCACTAGCATGGCGACTTACTCTGCTATGTCACCATCATCCAACCACCCCCCGATTCCACGAACAAGTCCTCGCTGCGTGGTATCAGGAACGAAAGCAGCAACTTGAGAAGTCTCTGGCTTCGACCATCGAGAACGGGAAGTTTGTGTGCGAAGCCCACTTCGGCAAGATCCTTGTACGGGACTGGTATCTTTGGCTTGTTCAGTTAGTTCCTAGCTGGAAGCGCCACCTCCAGTTGGGGCAACGAAAGGACGGGCTGATCCGGTATGTACATTCTGAAGGCATGCCCTTTTTGCCGGAGCTCAACGGAGGCCTGAACCTACCTCAAGTCTTCTGCAAGGATATGAACGGAAAAGTATTTTTCACAGACGATGTCATCTTCCGATGTAAGCAAACGAGTATCTTCCGGCTATTCGTTTATATGCGCAATGATGAGGAGCTAGCGTTTACTCGGACGGTTCTGCGGGCAGTGGAGGAGCTATCACGAGGCGAATTTGCTGCCGACCACGTTCCCTTCGTCATTGAAAAGATCACTAAACACGGAGCTGAAAATGACACGAACCTGTTTCAGATCGCTAGCGCTGAAGAGTTTGCCCGGTCACCGCTCTGTCGTGGCCGCCCCGAGCCTACTTATTATGAACCATTCCTGATTCGCAGGGAGGTGCGCGCAAGGTATATCATTGTGCGTCCAGATCGAATTGTCTTTGCAGCTTGTGAAGATGAGCAAAGTTTGAAGACGGCTATTGGTCGTATCAAGGACATCCTGCGTTGCTAG